TTATGAACAAAGGTGTCAGAAGTATTCATtcccattcattcctcaggtagtaGTGAAGATACTAGAGTTTaaaaaaagacttctatagaagctgaagtatcaacttaagctttttactccagtaaaagtgtaaaagtactggtttcaaaaccaagtaaatgtaaaagtaatggaaggaaaacaaaggccgaaagcttaggccgcgccacaggggtctatagtgctctacccccccccccccccccccccccaaaaaaccccatttctctaaaagccaaaatgaggagaatgttctattaaaatgttgatgttgaaaacgttgggctgcactaggctcctgtttcagctgcagatctgcccattgaaaatgaagcattttagtaatatcagctctattaaaggagcgtctctgtgctctactgagcattaacatgagcttcatggaggaaaatatgtagaggcatgtgatcaataagctttattggaatgtaaatgtggggcttagtcgggacgtttcactgcaggtctcttgagtctctgccacggacacagtcttcatactagactacagacgtctgctgtgagcttgCTGGAGATGAATGAAacggaaatgaaataggagtaattttttaaatgtaaggagtagaaagtacagataattgtgtaAAAATGTTGTGAAGCTTCAGAGACTGGATCTTTCGAGCTGGTTTCAGGCTCTGGCTGAAGCAAAGGAGTTGTGGGCAACCTTTTCCGCCCAGGTTTGAACAAAACGGgacaataaataatacaaacacTATTTTATTCCTTATTATCTGTAACCTTTACACCTCACTGTTGAAGTGCTTGTGGTGTTTATCAGtcatttcctttttctcctttcCAGCTTGTTTGCAAACCTCAGAATAACTAAATATCATGACACATATCATCCTTTCATTTACATGCCTCCCAGTTATTACGGGAACGATCATATGGACGACTTACTTGTGTTACATCGTTCAAATTTCCATGTCCAAGACATCCATTGCTGCCACTCCCAAATGTCATGATTATTCCCCTGTCTGTGAGACAAATGAGAGCATTAAAGTTTTAACAGCTGATACAAaagctgttaaaaaaacaacaacaaagtcTGACCCCAaaacaaagcataaaatatTCATATGTTGCCTGTCAACAGCAGTAAACTAGGAGGGGGTGGGGTGTAAGAGGCTGTTTAATCATTTCTGgcataataaaaacaaacagaaaatacgTGTAGATTCCAACCTGCCAAAACAGAGCATGAATGTAATTCAGTACAAAGCCAGCAATGTAGTTAAGCATGTAATTTGTAACATGAATAGGTTTGattgataaaaatgacataGATGTCATATAACTGGTTTTCTAAGGCCTACTAATCCCTGGAACTGAAAGAAGTGAGTCTTCAGCCTGAACATGAGTGACTCTAAGTGAGTAAGTAAGTAAGCTTTAAGCCAGGTCTATAAGGTGCTTTGCGTCCCAAACCCAAAATTCATTGTATTTATGCCCCAAAAGGTACATACATCCAGCCCCCTAGCAAAAGCCCTGCTAGCCCTAGTGTAAGCTGGCTAAATGGTAAAACACAGCGGCTAAATTCatgaaccaggcctcatgatCGCAGCTTCAGAAAATGGGAGCTCAAAAACTGCAACTGGgcatctgtgctaggctaaatcAGTAACCCACTGCCTTTTTTACCATCTTTCCTACCCAACGCCTGCACCTGTGCCAATGTCCACAAATGGGAACCTCAACAGCGGCATGCGGCAAAGCATAACCTGGAGATAAGAACGAGTGCTAGGCTTAAAGCTAACCCAGCCAATTTCTTCAGCTAACTAACCACACACCGCTCTGAaagaacagcaacactatccagtaaaacactggaatacatttttaaaaatatatacagagtTAAAAACAACGCTAAGGCTATGTGGCTGTAAGCAGTCCTGATGACGTAGATGCCACAATGTTCATGTTGAAAAAAATTAAAGCAGCTAGTCTGTTGGAGGCTGCTTCAGGGGACTGGTTTCTGAACGCGTCATCTTTTTTATTGTCCTGAATTTTCAGGTCCATGGGCCGTGACACAACGAGCATTCCAGGCTCTGTGGATGTTGACATATGTAGTTCAACAGCTTCTAAACAAGGCATTCAAATTATTTCCTTTAAAtagatttaatatttttttaataatcttgtACTTCAGTTTACCTGTTAAAAATGGATTAgattaaaacatatatttaaatgtgtaaaaagtTATAACCCTTGTGACTGGCGTGGCCTATAACAGGCAGTGTACCTGTCATGCAGGTCGTAAAGAGATCTCCACAGGAGACTGATTTGATGGTGACGCCAGATTGGCCCTCCAGGAAGCGAGAGATGAACTGTGGCTGcatctgctccacagcaccAGGCAGAGATGTCTCGCCAGAGCCCACAGAGGGAGCCTGTCACATCAAAGACAAAAGGGTCATTACAAGTTAAATTACCTGTCCAAAAATACTTTcactatatgtttgtggaccccCAAAGTAATTTCATCATTCATAGCGTGCACCAACTGAACCTTACAGGTGTTCAAATGCATACACATAGTTTGTACACATTGCCAACTGTGCCTCAGGTCACCTTGCTCAATGCCaagcatgagctagaggggtaaaaaccCCCTctgcattaagctgtggagctgtggatcTGTGAAACTACGTTCGCTCCGGGGATTGAGCTCTATCCAGTAGCTTTGGAAATAGTTGGAGTGGGGTTTAAAATCAGCACAGTACAATATCTGGACCTAAGCTCACTAATGCCCGTATGGCTGACTGCAataaaatccttacagcaatgtttctcAGTGTAGTGGAAAGTCTTCACAGTAAATGCTGTTCCTATTAATAACCTTGTTTTTATAAGATTGGATACAAATGTGGCTACAACCTTTTtgccatgtagtgtatttatcttaaagcagcagtatgggAGAACTGGTATTTGTGCTCATGGGTTCCCCCTATAGGTGGAGAGTGTAATTCATAGCAGTAATAACAAATTGTGCTTTGAGCTCCCTCTTTTGGTAAACATGATTTTTACAAACTCAGAGATCACATGATTCTGAAGCGGTTATTTGAAGGTATTTAAGGTATAAATctgcatagtgttgctttaaataaataatggttATAGGAGTAAACATACAGAGGAGTAAACATACAGACCCTTTGGCTTTAAGCAGGTAAAGGTATATCACTGAACTAAACGCTACTGCTTTAAAGTGCAAGTAAACTGATGTGGGAGCTGATGGTGCCCTGAACATATGGAAGAGGCTCATGAGAGAAATCTGGCCAAAAACCAGGAGCTGGTAAAGCAGTGGTGCAGCCGAGGCTGGCGGGCTACCCGCAAGCCATCTGAAGTGTCTGGGTCTGTGAAGCACTGGCAGGCCTGGGAGTAACTGGAATGGCGAAGACGAGAGCCATTTGCTCCAATACGGAGGGGTCACCTGGGCGAGATGTTGAAAGAGCTGAAACCCCTGTTGATTCCAGGAACATCACTGATGACGCATCCCAGCGCATTCCCGTGATGTATCTTGCAACCTCATACACTTACTCCTTGTAGCAAGTGCTTTATGCCCCCAGGAGATTCCAGTTCCTTCAGTTCCTCCTCAATTGATGATGAACATTTTCCCTCTATAACATAGTGGGAGCCCCGCATCTTCCAAATGTTAACATTCTCATTGGTTGCTGAAGTCACATACAAAACAAAGAAGCCTCTGGCTGGCTCCGTTCTCCCTTGTTCACTCGTTACTAAGCCCCGCCTCCGCAAGCTCGTTATCGACTCCCTAATGTGCATTTTTCTAACATGCTGAGTGGGCGGGAGACCCAAATGACTCATAAAACCAATAATAAATGACTCATAAAACCAATAATAAAAAACTCTAGTCTCTAGAGTGTATTTCAGTGTATTTCAGAGCCTGACCTCCCAGGTGATCAGCCGTCCAGATTTGGTGACGCCCATCTTCTGGGTGCGGCCCAGGGACACCTGCAGCACCTCCGCGTTGAGCATTGGCAGGCGCAGAGGCGTGGAGATGCCGCTGCCCCACGTGTACACCGAGGACAACGGGAGGGAGTGCATCATCTTTGTTGAACTTAAACTTGACAGcccacctgagagagagagaatggattccATCACACTGTGATTTTTAAGCAGTTGATCGAGGTTTGTGTAGGAAGCCATGAGTCACAAATACAGCGGCATGAAAGAGGACCAGGCCTGCCCTGGTCCAACTACTGCTACCGTGAACGGTTGTACGAGTAAAAGACAACCTGAAAAGACttccatcttttacagttttagaAAACGTGGTCAATACTTGGTCAAGACAGCCCCTttggcaaataaaaaaatacattgtcaaaagtttgtggacaccttttttttttttatcttgggAAGGTTCTCCAGGAGTTTCTCTggggacattgctgtgaggatctgattgcattcagtcacgaGGGAGGTCAGGTACAAACCTTGGATGATTAGTCTGGACTTCTATACAAACTCATGGGGCAGTTCTTTGGTATTAGAAGTTTGGCCTGTCGACGGTCCATAGGCTTATAAAAGCTAAACTTACTGACTAGAAGGggcatccacaaacatttggaaatagcATGTAGAACCACAAGCTATGCTGGAAAACCTTTGGTAAGTGGGGTAGGTCATTTATAGAACTTTGTAAAGTATGGTTTTGTACAGCACTGTTCattcacactgtaaaaaaaaccttTGGTATTTAAAAAGTGTTAATATTTGTGCAGCAATACAGTTAGTAGGATGACAGAGACAGAATTTAGGTTTGAACCAGCCGTGCATTCCTCACTCTCATACCTTAAGAATTTTTTTACTGAATAAAGTTATCTGGATATAATTAATGTAATAGTTttgtaaagcagctttatgcaagAATAAGACAAGCTGAGAAATGCATAACCAGGATTAAAAGTGAAAGAATTATGTGGGCAgaagagtaatattacaggctTTTACACAAAGATGACTAAGGCAACGGAGCATTTCCATACAGTGGggacaaaaaagtatttaatcagtcaccaattgtgcaagttctcccacttaaaaaaatgagaggctgtaattgacatcataggtagacctcaactatgagagacaaaatgagaaaaaaaattcagaaaatcacattgtctgatttttaaataatttctttgcatAGTGCAGTAGTCAGGGGGCCAAGACCAAGGTAGCAACGACAGCGGCACTATTCTCCCAACTACAGTGAGTGGAGCAGCAAAATGGTTTTGAAGCTGtaattttaaggtacaaatatacacatacagtcacatgcacacccctttcaccttctacagttttattatattatagattatattattattatagattaaGTAgattttttgtctgttttttagacatttgtgctaatgaatttattaaaaatcgAAATGTGAAATagcatatgtacacaagtgtgcaAACTAGGGATGCCGACCTGATATTAGATtagatatcggtcccgatattaacaaaaattagctggatcgggtatcggacaATTACGCCGATCGATGGAACCgattctttcacttttatttGTTGGTAAGAGgctgcactaaatgtgcaaataaataagtGACAAATGGCAGTTTAGTACATTTATctatgtgttcatttgttatattatataaagtaatgattaAATCAaccctgatgccttaagtctctcccacatgatCAGGTACACGGTTTATTAAtacagcaatggtatcggactggtatcgGGTATTGACCTATATGCAAATTTTATGTATCGGTATAGGAACTAAAAAAGAcggatcggtgcatccttaGTGCAAGCCCTTTGACATGATATCCAGCGCAATGCACCTCAGAAACATGACAAGGACCttaagcacacagccaagagaaCAAAGGAGTGGTTAGGAGTCTGTTAATGTACTTtgccagagcccagacctgaatccaatcgaACATCTGCGAAAGAAATGTGGAATGGCTGTGGATGGGGACAGGCGCTCCCCATTCAACCTGACGGAGCTTGTAAGAATATGCCAAGAGCTTGAAGCAAAGGTGCATCAATCAAGCTAAGGCTGTGTACAGATATTTAACCCCTACATAACCGTAAACATCAACCTTAAAATAGAATTACAGACTTAATTAATGGCAAACTTAGAACAAACTCCAGAGCAAACTCCAAGCCATGGGGTCAGAAGAATTATCTGCAGACCTCAGAAACAGGACTGTGTCAAGGTATAGGTCTGGAGAAGGATGCAGAAAAATTGCTGCAGCTTTACACGTCCCAAAGAGTATAGTGGCCACCATAATTCGTAAAAGGAAGAAATTTAGAACCACCAGGAATTTTCCAAGACCTGGCCGCCCAGCCAAACTGTGTAGCCCCTAAATAACCTGTTTTTGTCAGTAAATTAAAACTGCATATTTTCTAAAATCCTGTGTTCACTTTGTAATTATTGGCAAAAATAACGTCTATTGTACACTATTGTAGAATACGTCTGTAACGTAATAAAGCGTGGAGAAGGTGGAGGGGGTGTGTAGACTTTCCGGCTTGActgtagtgttgctttaagtcaGGTTCAGTGTCAAAGAGCCCCTTTTTCTGTACCATATGTGTATACTCCATAGTTTTTACCATGCCACCTACTTTACATGACTTCATATTCCACTAAAAGCAATTCTGttcattaatgttttttatCCAATATAGGTTGCAGCATCTTCTGCTAGTAAAAGCCCTACACTGATGCTGAGTATTGATCAGTGGCATCTGTAATCGTTCTTTGaaaccctaaccttacagcACTTTCACTACACACTCGATACCCCCTTTGGTAGTGCTCTACActgtgatttcttttttttataagatCCCGTATAACAGTAGATGATGAATAATACATGAGGTTAGGACATGAAATCTTACCTCTAGTCCTGGTTCCAGTTACTCGTCCTCCAGGTCTGCCATGCGGGCCTGTCTGAACGCTGGACAGGGGCTTTTCAATTCTGTGGGGATGTCTTAATTCAGTATAAAAGCATTCTTCAGGGCCCCTGTTTGAATCTGTTAGAGATCTGTGATGTAGTGAATCGGTTGTAAAGCTGCCTCACCTGCGCATTTTGACATTGCCAATGTCAGTGTAGAGGTTAAGCAATGGCCGGATGCAGATGGGGAGGGCCATGATCTCATTAAGCTGGGGCCGCTTGGAGGGGTCCAGATTGAGCATGTTGAGGATAAGCTGCCGGAGCTCTGGGCTGTATCGGTCTGATATCGGGGCGAAAGTGCCACTCATGATCTTCAGGACCAAGGCTGGTAGGttctgaaaacaaaagagaacaaAAGTCTCCTTTAGATTCTCACCCGAGAGGTTCAGGCGGTTCCAAgcgaaaaacaaaaagcaggtAGAGGATGACTCACAGCTGCCTCGAAGGCTCTTTTGAGGCTGGCAAGTTCATAGAGCACACAGCCCAGGGCCCAAATGTCACTCTTCTGGTTGTAGGGTTTTCCTTCACAAAGCTCGGGGGAGATGTAACAAGGCGTCCCGACAACCTGCATTCAGATTTAGAAGCCTTTGATCGTAACTCTAGTAAAAATTCAAAGTAATCACACAGCTTCAGCACATAAGTGGTTGTttgttggttgctatggtatcctaaaAGGTGCTCTGCTGTTGCTTGGTAGTGGCACGGTATTGTAAACCTACTGGTTAGTAGGatattgcttagtggttgctagagtatgttgctagatggctgcagtgctgctccaggtggttgctgaggtgttgctttgtggttatcccaagtggttgctgggATGTTGCTAGATGCTGTGGATGGTACGGCTGCCATTGTATTGAAGGttgatggttgctaggtggttgctttggtatcccacACGACGCAAAAGTAGCGCACACAATATGCCTGATTAAACAGCTGTATACAAGCCTGTCATTCCTGACCAGCATTCCGGATTTGATTCAGTGTCACATGTCTTGGGAAGTTTGGGACAAGTTAGTGGATAAAAATACCAGCAGACGAAGAAGAACAATCGTGTTGCAAATGATGTATTACTAATTAATAAGAGTGACACTACTCAACTGTAGCATGTGGTACTTACGGTGTAAGCTTTGCTCTTGCTAACAAGGATTTTGGAGATTCCAAAGTCACCTATTTTCACTATCATCTGGTGCTTGTCTAGTAAAATATTCTGCGTCTTGAGGTCTCGGTGAAGAATGAGCTTGTTGTGCACGTGGTACAGGGCTAGTAAGATCTGCACAAAGAAGTGCAGGATGGTGTCCTCGTCCAGCAGAGAATTGCATCGCTTCTGGATGTAATCAGCAAGCGTTCCACCTATAATAAACACAAGTTCAAAGACCACAGTTCACAAATTCTGCAAATTCTACTGTGTGTTAGATAGATTAGCATGTAGAATCTGTGTTCTATGTGAGCTACCATGTTTTTATCGTATAAAAAGACATACAAGACTTGcgctcttgttggatgcactgtgtttttacTTTAGCTTGTTGATGTCTGAATGTTGTACCCTTTAAGCTCACCTTACAATGATGTACAATGTCTAAAATTAGAGCAATCTGGGGTCTAAcatgctaccactatggcccggggtcACGAGTTTGAATCcccagccatgctgctttgccatcagcggccagagctAGATGCTAGCGGGAGAGCACAATTCTTAATAGTGGGCAGATGGTGCTCTCTTCccttatcactcttaagtgatgttggccggcacaggcgtctgttagctgatgcagttgagctggggacccagcactATTCTCCAAGCATGCTGGCTGCCATGCAATGGCATATtggtggcagttcaaaaaggaGCCAGTGGTTGGCTTTGCATGTttcagaggagacgtgtgtttttaatgtataaaaGACATACAAGGCTTTcgctcttgttggatgcactgtgtttttccCTAAATAAGCATGTGAGCTTATTCAGAGCACAGTTTGGATTCTGTAAATTGTCCCTATTCATTAGTTTGAGGGATTATGTTACTAATAGAGAAAAGcagattatttaatataaatggaGAGCACTCATTGGTCTGCTCTGCCTTATGACACAAACTTCAGGCTACATCTTAAAGCATGAAATTCTCGAACAGGTTCCTTCCACAAGCCAAAGGTTTGGCAGCTTTCCGGCCCTGTTTTTGTTGATTAAAGTCCTGTGTAGTAAAAAATAAGGTAATAGTACCTGGTGCATATTCCATGGCGATCATGAGTGCCTTGTCCTCCAGGAAATTCTCGTAATATTCAATGATGTTTGGATGATTGAGTAATTTCAGCACTTGGCACTCGTTCTGCGCAGCGAGGCGCTCATCCCGTGTCATCTGCTCCACCGGGATTTCCTTTAGGATCACTAAAGCTCCGTCTACCCGCCGGCGGCAGAGGTGCACTATCCTGTTCCAAATACAAATCTTGTGGTCAACATTAAAACATGGACTGCCCATATTTGCTGTTGTCAGAAAATATGCCTATGGACCAGGCCATTGTACCGGGATTCCCTTGCTCATACTTCACTTTTACTGCCATGACATTCCTGCTAGACAGGACACGAACAGAACCTTAAGGTAAACGTACCTATTAAGCTCACCAACATCTACATTGAGACATTTTAGAGCCTGAGACAGCAGCAATTActgattaaaaaatattatatgaaATTGTAAGTACAATTGTAAGTTATGCGACATAAGTCTAGGTGAATCAGAACATAAAGAATGTCTATTAATGTctattaaattataatttatcTTAATGATGTCCAAGGCTGTACCCTTTAAACTCACTCAATGTATAAAATTAGAGCAATctgggggctctgagtggttccGTGGTCTAACATGCTACCACTTTGGCCCaggggtcgcaagttcgaatcccgagccatgccgctttgccataatcggccagagcctgagagagcacaatcggcagCGCTCTCTCTGGGATGGGCAGATTGCAGTTGAGCTGGGGACCAGTGCTAACCTCCTAGCATGTTGGCTGCCAGGCAATGCCacattggcagcagttcgaaaagagacAGTGGCTGACTTctcatgtatcggaggagacgtgtgttaagtccttaccttcTTAGTGCTAGAAGcagctttgtttatttatacttttttgGTATAATaagataaatataaaataataatatcaaataaaGTATCTAATAAAGTATCTAACATTTAAATGTTGTGCCTTCTAAACTTCTAAATGTGTTGATCTAATCTATGGTGTTCCTGGTGGATGCTGGGTTGTTACtatgcagttgctgtggtatttcaggtgtcTGCTAAGGTGTTTTTTCCTAAGtgctatcccaggtggttgctaggtttcGATGGTGTTCCTGGTGGATGCTGGGTTGTTACtatgcagttgctgtggtatttcaggtgacTGCTAAGGTGTTTTTTCCTAAGtgctatcccaggtggttgctaggtttcGATGGTGTTCCTGGTGGATGCTGGGTTGTTACtatgcagttgctgtggtatttcaggtgacTGCTAAGGGTGTTTGTTTGCTAAGtgctatcccaggtggttgctaggatgttgcccTGCAGTTTCTATGGTGTTCCTGGTTCTTACtatgcagttgctgtggtatttcaggtgacTGCTAAGGTGTTTTTTCCTAAGtgctatcccaggtggttgctaggctgttgcccTGCAGTTTCTATGGTGTTCCTGGTTGTTACtatgcagttgctgtggtatttcaggcGGCTGCTAAAGTGTTAGTCAGTGGGTGCTATGATGCTGCCAAGGCGTCCCTAGACGGTTGCTATGGGATACCGTACGTCCTCACGCGAGCCTGAATAGCACGaacagtagctagctagctctttCCACTGGTGGTCCACCCTGAACGCTCTCATCGTATTAAAACTCATTTTACAGTAAACATTAACCACTAAAATCTTAAACTGAAGTAAAAATACTTCTAAACTACTGGAGTAAACGTAAAAACGTAGCTACTGGTTTAAAAACCCAACCTAAGCGTTTATCTCTGgctacaaaaacaacaacaggagactgagactgagactggttagctggctagctaagATCAGCGGACGCTGCAGCTCTGCTGAGGAGCTCCACAGCTCCCTGAGGGAGAACCGTTAGACCGGTCTGGAGGTGATGCTCCCTCTAAAGGACACAGCCTCCCGCTCTCGGACCGAGGCTCTAGAGTAGACACGCAGTAGACACGTCTCATAAAGCTGCTTCTGGACCTGTGTTGTGTCCTGGTGTGCTGCTCAGTGCTATTTACCCGAAAGCTCCTCTCCCGACCACCTTAATCTTCTCGTACTTCTCCATCTTGTTTGGCTGCGAAACCGTTCCTGGTCTCTAGGCAACGCCTTCCACGCGGCTACGGGGCGCGGCGTGGGACAAACCGGGGAGCACGCGGGAGAAGTCACGGGGTtatgaaaaatatgtaaaaaaaataaataaaaaaaaggttataatatgatatgatatgataggACCTCACTTTATCTGAAGTCTTAAAGTTATTTTATTCAGACTGTAGTCATCATTtgatttagctgatatgtaaagcTGGGTGTCCTGGGAAAGATACAGAGCCCAGCACTGACCCTTGAGGAATACCATATCTCACTattgtgcgataaatagagttcACTCATGTAGGATCGCAACCAAGAGAGGGCAGATCCATTCAATCCTATACGGAATACCATCCTGTCTGGATAAAATAACTTTAAGACTTCAGATCAAAGTGAGGTCCTATCATATCCTTTCCTTTCTACCCACGagccatcaggttcctgaacaagctgtgaacctttcaccaacaccactgcactcggacactctctctctctctctctctctatatatatatatatatatatatatatatatactctatatatcactgctatggacaccatcactaagtcactttatacaacaggaatagacataaac
The sequence above is drawn from the Salminus brasiliensis chromosome 11, fSalBra1.hap2, whole genome shotgun sequence genome and encodes:
- the nek8 gene encoding serine/threonine-protein kinase Nek8 — its product is MEKYEKIKVVGRGAFGIVHLCRRRVDGALVILKEIPVEQMTRDERLAAQNECQVLKLLNHPNIIEYYENFLEDKALMIAMEYAPGGTLADYIQKRCNSLLDEDTILHFFVQILLALYHVHNKLILHRDLKTQNILLDKHQMIVKIGDFGISKILVSKSKAYTVVGTPCYISPELCEGKPYNQKSDIWALGCVLYELASLKRAFEAANLPALVLKIMSGTFAPISDRYSPELRQLILNMLNLDPSKRPQLNEIMALPICIRPLLNLYTDIGNVKMRRIEKPLSSVQTGPHGRPGGRVTGTRTRGGLSSLSSTKMMHSLPLSSVYTWGSGISTPLRLPMLNAEVLQVSLGRTQKMGVTKSGRLITWEAPSVGSGETSLPGAVEQMQPQFISRFLEGQSGVTIKSVSCGDLFTTCMTDRGIIMTFGSGSNGCLGHGNLNDVTQPKIVEALLGYELVQVSCGASHVLAVTNEREVFSWGRGDNGRLGLGTQDTHNAPQQVNVPAEFEAQRVLCGVDCSMIIGTQHQILACGSNRFNKLGLDKIADTEEPPSCCQVEEVHTFQPVQSAPLNLEKIVYIDIGTAHSAAVTERGQCFTFGSNQHGQLGCSSRRSSRVPYPVPGLQGVTMVACGDAFTLAIGAEAEVYTWGKGARGRLGRKEEDSGIPKAVQLDESHPFTVTSVACCHGNTLLAVKPFFEEPIPK